Within Labrus bergylta chromosome 18, fLabBer1.1, whole genome shotgun sequence, the genomic segment AGCGCACACGGTCCCCATTGCAACCGGGGTAACGGCCGAAGGTCAGCTGATCATGAGCGGCCAGACGCTGGACAGTCAGGGTCAGGAGGCTGGCGCCAAACAGCAGCTGGTCACAGTGAGCGACGCCAGCGGAAACCATGAACTCTACGTGCCAACCTCCACGTCCTCCTCCAACTCGTCCAATCTCCCCGAGACCATCGACGGCACAGGGGTTCTGACCCAAGCCACCGCCGTGTCCGCAGGCATCTCTGACCCCTCGTCCTCGGCAAACTACAACTCCCACAACCACCTGCAGCAAATccaggtcagagtgtgtgtctttaacagcatttattatgtgtgtgtgtgtgtgtgtgtctctctatACTCTAAATCTATCTCTGTAGTGTCTTTACTCCGGGCCTGAATCCACTCTCTGTTACTGAAAGTCATGCTTATATTTTTATCACAATCTGGACACTTTCACCTCCAGGCCTTGATAAAATGTCAGCAAAAGAAAACCCCCAAATCTCTTTTATCAACTTGTACCATAAGTGGTGATGATGAGAGTCTTTTATAATGTTGCTTTTGTTGGCTCTGGCCACAATGTGTCTGTTGCACACAGGACTTACTGTTCTCTCATACTTAAAGCGAGCGTGAAACGTTGGTTCTGATTTTAGAAACTCTGTTTAGCTGTTCTTCATTTAGAGAGTTCCCATTCTCATTCTAACTATTTATCTGTAAAGAACTTTGGCTTCTTGAGTTGTGTAAAAATGAATAATATCTCTAAAAGTAAGTTACCAAAAAGAGTGTTGAACCGAGGTATTTCACTGGCAGTGTTGATAAGATCTGAAATGATACCCAGCTGTAATGACGAGGTGTTTAGAGTAGACTTTTTGTCACAATACTTGATGGTTGTTCAAGctttcagtctgttttagtTCTCCTTAAAGTCCCTGTAATTTATTTGGAGAGAAACAAATAAGAACTCAGCCTTTGGGAAAAGTAAAGCACAAGTCTTAGGTTAACATTTCACTGTGCTGTAAATCCAGGACGCACGACATTCAACACTTGAGTGATGATTTATTTGACTTCCCTCACTCTGCAGGTTTCATCCTCGAACGCCACCACTCTCTCACAGCCCATCTTGCATCTGTCTGGGGACGGTCAGGCCCAGGTGGCTCAGGTGGCTCAGGGTCAGGACATGAACGCAGCAGGAGGTCAGACTCTTCAGAGTGTGCAGCTGGTCAACCCGGGGACTTTCCTCATCCAGGCCCAAACTGTCACCGCGACCGGACAGATTCAGTGGCAGACCTTTCAGGTAAACCTATCTGAGATTAAACTTTCACACGCACATTATCCTTTTTGTATCAACTTGGTGGTAGTAGACATAGACAATTACAGTTAAGAGAGTTTTAGTTGATGTTTAGTCATGCTTGCTAACTATCAAAAAAATCTGGGACGGGATGATGCAAGTTTACTGACAAATGGTTAAAGCGTGTCTGAAGGTGTTGGAGCTGTTAGGAAACGATCCAGATGTGATCTATGCTCAAAGATCTCCACGTTAGGAACcatgaagacaaaacacaagGCAGCGGGCAGGGCATTAGTTTCTTATCTTTATAGAGTCATGTGATGCTATCGTAACATGTTTGCTGAGACGGACTGTTTTGAAAGCCTTTTATTTATTGGCTTATTATCTCTtaactgttttctgattggttaaaagtGACAGTATTCTCAGCCATGAACAAAGGGAAGGACATGATAAACTTTCCAGATTAGGATACtttaagttttgtttattttctatcaaaaatattttagatttttttgggggggcttaaaaaaaaagaatatgcaagttttaaaaagttcttACAAGGATGGACTTTGACCTTAAAAATCCTTTTGGAACCTTGTATTGGATGTTTGTGTTATCCTCATATTTCCAAAGCACCAAAGTGTCCTCCAGATGTTTCTATGACAACTGATGTCAGGTTACTAATATATATCCCATCGTCTCTAGGTTCAAGGTGTTCAGTCACTCCAGGGGCTCCAGCTGCCCCAGGGCCAGGGTCAGGCACAGCAGCTGACCTTAGCCCCAGTGCAGACTCTTCCTCTTGGCCAAACCGGCCAGGTCAGCCTACCCAACCTCCAGACAGTCACGGTGAACTCTGTAACGCAAAGTGGAGTTCAGTTCGCACAGGGGGATGGAGCGATCAGTCCAGGTATGGAGCATGCACACATAATGTAcgctgttgtgtttcttttttctcagatCACTCAGAGGGATACTAAgtgtgcttcttcttcttcttctctggttcaGGTATCCATATAAAGGAAGAGCCGGACTCTGAGGAGTGGCATCTGAGCGGAGACTCCACGCTGAACCCCAGCGACCTGAACAACCTGCGTGTTCAGATGGGGGACGACGACATGGACATGGCGGGCGGGGAGGGGAAGAGGCTCCGTAGAGTGGCCTGCACCTGTCCCAACTGCAAAGAGTCTGGAGGAAGGTGAGTCACTTTCACCACGACAGGAGGAGCGAGCGCTGATGTTATTCCTTAAGAGAATGGAGACCCTTTTTATTAAGCATTACTGTTgaagcaataaaaaacaaattagatttttaaaatacaacCATAAAATAGGTATAAAAGGACagatttctgtaaaaaaaaaaaatacagcgaCACCAACATGTTGTTCTAAAAACACTTGTTCAGGACTTAGAATTAGGCTGCAGGCAGAAGTGACCCAAATCACACGTGGCTCACACGTGACTCAGATGGAATCTGATCTTGTCAAACCAGATGTGGGCATCTGTCAGTGTGGTCCTCGATGAGATACAGGTTGGATCTTTTGCAAGTCAACCTCAGTGTGAGCAGTCAGGTTAGAAAGCATAACACTTAAACCACAGTGTGAGGGACATCCGTTACAGTTCTGCACTATCATGAATACAAATAGGTGTTCAGCAGGAGTCACAATGGTGATGTACCCTGACAAGAAGTGAACCATTTTCATACTGAAAAAGCAGAGTTGCCCCTAAAGTTACCTTTTTGAACTATGTTCTTCTTCAGGGGTTTTTAGAACATCAGTTCTGATCAGTAATCAGTGAAGAAACCCATCATACCCTACTGATAAGTTGACCTGACATGACCTACTTACAGCCCTCACTTGCCACCACAACCAACccagcattgccaccttcaacAGGCTCAACCACATGggccctgaaaaacaaaaactaaatctgACTTGTGCAATAAGGCTTTCCGTCTGAACGCAGCCTCAGACTCTTCTTACTGGTTTGAGCTCTCATGTTGATGTGAAATAAAGCTTTCAGTTGTTGGATTTCTTGATcaaatttgaatgttttattcaaatctgtttgCTTGCAAATTCATCCATGTAAATACCAAATGCAAATGTTTCCTTTGTCATCATAGTGGTAAAGAATATTGTTTCATAACAGTAATTTAACTTTTGCTGTTCTTAAATTGCTCACACTCTTATGATTGAACATATTTGTACCGTCTAGACATCTCTTTATGCTTCATGTATTTCACAGAGGGTCCGGCATGGGGAAAAAGAAGCAGCACATCTGCCACATCGCCGGCTGCGGGAAGGTTTACGGGAAAACGTCTCACCTGCGAGCTCACCTGCGCTGGCACAGCGGAGAGAGACCCTTCGTCTGCAACTGGATGTTCTGTGGGAAGAGGTTCACCCGGAGCGAcgagctgcagagacacaggaggacacacacaggtatGGAAGTGTTGTGGATCAAGTCTACAGTCTGCCTTTCTATTTCTAAGTCATCTCCACCTTTTATATACATTTGTTTAATGTATTATAATATTTAGTTCAAACTAAAGGGCACAGTGTTTATGTCTGGAGTTCATTTAAAGCTTATAAACAAGTGCCTTGAAATCCGGTGTGTAAGGATGTGACCATTATACCAGTATGAAATACTGACACACGTGATGTCATTACCGCGGGTGCGGCCCTCACATCACACGCTACACCTGAGGTGACGCGATTGAAAATTCATcctcattcattgtgtattgcacGCTGATTGAAAGCTGTGCTTGGAAACATAGTGACACAAACCAGGCTGGCTGTGcaacacttcttctttttttctctccctcacgaggtcataatcatgcatttaaagcAAACGGTGGAATaatgttccataaataaacctcgTGGAACGCTCTTTTGGTTGAAAGACTCCTGCATTAAGTTTAACGAGTGACCAGCGGAGGTGGGCAGAACGACTTGCGGCTGTGGGTCTGCAGGCCgcttcacaactttcactgtaggctgagagctcaactacatgaattctgcttcctgtttgtatgaaACCAGCACAATTCAATGTCTGGTTTAccacagctttgtgtagccttgcacataataccaacaacaCAAATAGCACTATTTGTTATGATTATAAAAATATCTGCACATAGGTATCAGAAAAAGATGAGTGAAAAAAGttggatcggtgcatctctgAATGATTCTGTAAGCCCACACACTCATTACGGaactgaataattaaaaaacaaagccctctgttaagaaaaaaaacgtattaGACTGTTAATAAGTTTCCTTAACCACAGTTTACCGTTACACACGGGTCGACACACCTCTATTTGTCAACACTGATGAAGTGGTCGTTATGGGTCTGGTCTGTTTAGTCATACTGTGAAggtttgtttcctctcctaACCCCGTCTCATGTTTCTTCTTCGTCCTCACAGGAGAGaagaagtttgtgtgcacagagTGCGCCAAGAGATTCATGCGGAGCGACCACCTGGCCAAGCACATAAAGACTCACCAGAATAAAAAAGGTGGGGTCCCCTCCACGTCCCCGCCCACCACTGACACCCTCATCACTGCCGACGGAACCACGCTAATCCTCCAGGCCGCCACCCATGACCTCGTAGGCAATCAGGAGATCCCTTTACAGCTGGTCACGGTGGCGCCTGCTGAGGTTATGGAATAAGGGGGCCAATGgggtgagattttttttttaaattttatttttgagaacTGGCCTATCACAGGGACCTTTTGGGCTACTTTTCCCTcttacctttttcttttcttttctttttttttttttttttacatatgaaTATATACGTAAATATATatgacaaatatatatattttaagtaaGAGTTATCAtgactttatgtttgtttttgcagtctTTTTATAGGCaggcaaaaaaataacattcaaATGTGGTCGCTATGTACACgcgtcaacacacacacacacacacacacacacacacacacacacacacacaaacatgtattaACACTTGACATGAATACTCAACACAATGAAATGCCTTATTTTGTATCATACTCTTGTATAAAATGCTGGAGgtgcatgtgttttttaagCTTTGCAGATGATGTAACTGTAACGGatattaatgtgtttgtgaaatggagacgatgatgaggaggaggaggaggaggaggagtttctgaccgagaaagaaaaggaagtggCTTAACCTCTCTGGGATTATTGAATTTTTGTGTCGGGTGAGTTTTGACAGAACTGAGCGCGGTTTGTTTGAAGCAGCACTCGATCCAGGCTGAACtgtcacactgctgctgctgctgctgctgctgctgctgttgtccCCAAAAATGATCTTAATGTCATCATAACGCAGAACGTTTGGACATTTGTCTTCAGTCCAGCAGCTGACAGAGAAGAATGACACCTCTTGTGTTTGATAAACtactggttagcttagcttagcacaaacactGTTACACCGACTCTTTTAACAAATCTGACTTTAACCTCAAAAGCTCATGATATATATCTTTGTATCTTAGTTTTAGTTCAGCGAAACAAAAACTAAGATTTCCTGCTAGAACACCAGGGCGACACTGCAGGAAGTTTTTGCTCCCAGCCGAGAAATAGTCCCGTACATATTCCTCTGTAGAAGAGCAAATAGACTCTTTCATTTCAGGGTGTGTAGAGATTAAAAAACGACTGTAGGTACAATGTGTGAACTAAAGAAGCGTCAGGTGATTGTAGGCAGATTTTTGTAACCTTTAGAAAGAGCCCGGCTAGGTGACCACTCCCCTCactgttttcagtctttatggTAAGCTAAGCTAATCCGTCGTACTTGGTGCACAGAAATGTGAGTGGTGTCAATCTTCTCCTCAAACTCTGCGACAAAGCAAATGAGCTGGTTTCCCCAAACTTTTCAGCAGCTGTCACCCCGATCACTGACAGTCGACATGAGGGCTGACGCTGATGTCATGCAGTGCTGCTTCAAGCAGAGCGGGCTGTTCGGCTGGCGGTCAGCGCAGGACGTCAGCACCACTGTTAAACTGATCTGAAGTTGATGTTTTCCGTCATCGAGTTCGGGTGGGGGGGTGGAAATAGATGCAGTTTCTTCCAGCATCGGGTCAGTCTGAACAGAATGTCTCGTCTGTCCTCACGAGCCCCACTGTCCACTGTGTTTGTACACGTCGAATTATTGTTTCCCGCTCCTATTTTGTTGTAAattcacttcttctttttttttttctttgctttccgTCTGTTTGACAATGTAAGTGTTGCAAAAATCGAAGCGGTTTTAAAGACTAGAGGTTACCTCTGCAGGTTTTCTGTCGTTGTCAGCCGCACATGGTTTGCAGGAGGAGAACATGCACCGATGTTGCCATGAGAAGAGAAAACCCACAAGCGGATGCAAAACGTTACCGATCAGACCCCTCGAGGGTGTTTGTGATTGAACATTCCAGTTGGGAACCAGACGACgtggggtttgtttttttttgttttttttgcagtaactGCTCTGATGGTTCTTCTGGTCAGATATCACTCAAGTTAAAGGAAAACAATCATgccatcattattattattattatttttttaattaatgtaaCCCTTTCCTCAGTTTGTCCTCATGTGTGTAGCATTCATTTACATGTATATTctctttattttcacattttgtttataGAAGCCATTACTTAGTAAACTGAATTTGTTGTATCAAAAACCTTattttaagtgattttttttaaagaaatggtgTATAAATTGAATGTTACCTTTTTGTAAAAGCTTTTTTCAAATGGAtcacaataaaagtctgaaACCTTCCACTAACAGGTTTTGTGTGTGGAGAGCAGAGTCCAGGCTCAGTATCGTAGATTGTAAATGGACTGATTGTAAAGCgctgtcacacctacacattcacacgctgacggcagaggctgctatggaaAGTAACTTAATCACACACCGCccacaaagcagcaggaagcatcggacatgtggctgcaggagctcgggaTCGAAGAGACCAACTGAGTCGCCCCGGAGTCACTCCTGTGGTGTCAAACGTTTCAACATCGGttaacatttataaaacactGACAATACACTTGACCATTTATCATTGGAgggtttttatttaacaaaaatatCTCACAGCCACAACAGAaccagacacaaacaacacaaacaaataatttTGCAGCTGAAGTCCAAAGTCATCAAGGCTGAGCTTCCCTTACAGTACCACAAACTGTCCCCTCGTCTCTTGAATCAAACTTTGTACTAAAAAAACCCAAACGAGCCTCCGTGAGTCTCTGCCGCCCGAGtatctttcattttttatttcaaataccaGACGGGACATTATCAGCGTTGCCTTTCAGTTCTAGATGTAGAGCGAGAGAAAGTTTAgctttgtaaacaaacactgaacatcTCCTAAAGTTTTAAATGATTCTTAAACTATGGGATCCCCATCGCCATAGAAACGGGATCTGAATGAATAAGCTTGACCTTCATTTCCAGACCCTTTGATTTATGATATATCTGAAGTTTGACTTTGCAAAACACATTATGTTGGTCTGCTGTGGAAATTCAGAATTCTAccaagaagatttaaaaaactaatctttgttaattctttttttattcagtatCAGATTTAAAGAATTACAAGGATCATCTTTTTTGGAAATCAGCACTTTGATGCCATAAAACCATAGTGAGATACATACATAAGggtttatatgtatatatttatcaCTATCAGGGTTTCCAGTGTGAGTTCATATGTCTGAAATTTggcatttgatttattttagtcGAGTTCTTCATATCAACCCTTGAAAAAAGACGTTTAAAAACGTTCCCCTGTCCCCTTTACGAGCTCATAGGAAAGCCTAACAGCCTCATTCTCATTTTATGACGGTGACTGTGCAGAAATCCATCCCAACACCAAATGTTTGGTAAAGATCAAAACCTCCAGAGGAGCAGCAGTGAGGTGCTCTGAGCTCGTCCTCCCTTTGTGCTTCAACCACAGCCCGAACCAAAGACACCCCACTCAGTGCAAACATAGACCCACATGACATACAGAGCAAAGACAACGACacccaaaataaaataaaaattaaactTCTTGATTTATGAAAACATTCTCATCACTGgcactcacacatacagaatAAACCAGCTTTTGGACTTCTCTTCAGATGGGACTAAAGGACAGAAAACAGTTGAGCACTGGTGTGTGGGGGTCAGTGTGTCAGaagtctcccccccccccgtccctcTCCTCAGGCAGGAGAGGATCCTTGTCATGGAAAGACTCTTTAAACAGAGTTCAGTCCTGTCTTCATGTCGAACACTGAACGATCCTCACAGCTCGGTGTGAGAGTCTGAAACAAAGGAGAGGGAAGTGTCAGGCTGATAAACATGTTCAAGATCAGGACAGATATTtgtcacatcatcatcatcaggacacgttagtgttgtagtactcaaaatcagtcttggtctcgagacctCTTTTGAAGGTCTAGGAATCGAAACATTATTACTCGCTCTTGTCTCGGTGTCAGActggactccagattttaaatcaagaccaccactgataggcttccacgtcatcactgtgatcagaaggaaaacgcctgtttctaaaataacttcaattcactTGTAATTTGATTTCTATCCCCCGGTTAAGGCTGCAACATTCTCGTGTTACGTTGGAGTAAGTgacacgcccactgcacacaagatgaggatttttcatttgtatttaaggtcttggtcttgacactgcctcgatccctaaatgtctttttCTTGTTCCAGTCTCggcctgccttggtcttgactctgtctcgatGCACTAAGGtatctggtcttggtcttggtcagTGGGGTctcgactacaacactagttcaCACAATTATACAGAACCTGCTGACTTCTCCGTTTCAGAAAATCACTGGATGGACATTGAATTTAAACACTGCTCTataattattattcttttttaaacaagcaCAAACTGTATTTGAAGGAGTGTGTCATGAGGATACCTGCGTTTTGCTGCTTCTCTGTGTGTCCTGCTACCTTCTGGACTCTGGTCTGCAGACGTTTAATCTCTTGGTCGTAATCGGCCCACTCGGCCACGATCCTCTCCGCGGCCTGCAGCTTGGGCTCCTTGGTCATGGGGTTGTTACACTGAAGAtcaggataaaaaaacaagaaaatcaactaTGATGCTCACAGGTGGTTGGAGTAAAAATGGGATTTCTCTTCTGCTTTTACTCCAGTTTGTTCAGAACCATGTAGTGTTTTTATAAACAGCTCTCCTCTTGTTACAGTGTTCTGTGgaaacattgtgtttgtttaatgcCTGATGCAACAAGGGCATCGTTCAACCATTTTAAGATCAtagggcgtgcacactaaccactaagctaccGGTGCCCCTAGTTAAGAGTCATCTTACTCTTGTGTCAGTGTAGACTGCCTTGTTCTGTCTCATTGGTTCATGGTTTCATTAAGTTTGGTGGCATCACTCTGATTGCAGCTCTGTGCTGCACTGAGTTGATCTTTATCCttatttaaaaagtttgagTCATTTGTGAGTTCCCTCTTCTCTCTGAAAGAAGGGGACGGATGAGTTTGGAGGATGATAGTGGCAGGATATACCCGAGTTGTTTTAAataagatgatgatgatgtgaccTGATGTACatctgttttatgtgtgtgtgaagcattgGTTAAGGTGTTGTAAAAACATGGCTCAAGTTAAAAGCAAATTCTTTTTGagttaaattgtgtttttcagcaGTTCTCAGTGACTTAATTTAACCTCAGAAACTTGTTCAGTAACTACATTTTCCCAAAATCAGAGATAACATCCTTACAGTTGATTTgtctgccctctggtggctcATTAGAAGTATTACAATCTTTAAGAAAACACATCACTGACTTTGCAACACTGTCGAACTGTACAGGGTCCTGCAGATttaggatttttctttttatatattttaacgCACTTATACTACAtattaatcacacacacacacacacacacacacgcacacacacacacacacacacacacacacacacacacactgttgttaCCAGGTCTATCGTCTTGGCGCTCCTCTTGGAGCTGTCGTCACACCAGGTCTCGCACCACAGCCACTCCTGAGGCAGAGACTTGATGGGCACCTGGTGGATCATGTTGTTGGGCAgatcctgaaaaaaaacaaaaaaaaaactcacaatgAGACCAATAAAGGAGGAAGAGACAGCTGGGAACATCTGTTACAggtaacttttttgtttttgtttaactcTAACCCAGGAGGACACGTTCTTTTAAAGCTTTAGTTTCCTCTTAGTCAGACTTCAGATTCTTCAGTTTGATCTTTAACGTACAGACGAGCATCGGGAGAAGAATCCACTCTACACACTCCTTTCATCCTGCATTGTCACCATCTgcctcctttgtttttgttcagttttatGGTCATGTAGGTACaatgagtgtttttaaaagattttctTGTTGCCTTTTAAGTCTGGCCTGTTTAATTTCTGTTGTCATTAAATCATGAGCAGAGGAAACAGCAATAAGCAAACACTGACATGGTGAGACGGATCAGATGAAATGTGTCATTTCTCACAATGAAGGCTGCTGGGTAATAACAAACTCCTGAATACCAAAGGGACAACTAATGGTACTACAATAAGtgtaagatgtaaaaaaaatccctttaaaACCATCTAAGACTTCAGAATAACAACATTCACATTAACATGTCAGACATGGACAGACGGAGTCACAGACCTGGTCCAGGTTCGAGAGGCTGTTGGGGTCTTGGCTGAGCCCCTGGTACTGTCCTCTGAGTCGATCTCCTGCAGCTATTTTTCTGAACTTTTTCAGGTCGACCACGTACAGCGCACTGCGGGAGACAAAGGACAGAAGCACATGAAACATGCATGAAAggattaaaatgtgtgtgtgtgtgtgtgtgtgtgtgttcttgtctGTACCTGATGTGGTATTTACGGCCGGCCAGGTGGCTCGCCCAGTAGCCCGACTTCCAGAAGCGGTAGCCGTCCATCTCCCGCCGGCTCTCGCAGAACGGAGTGTAGCCGTACGGAGCTCCGTCTAACTCGAAGTCACGCAGCTCCTTCAGGTCTGTTCTCACAATCTGGAGGAGAGCAAACAACACCGAGTTGCTTTTCTAAATGTGTCATTCGTCCAGTACGTCCAACGAATCTATTAattgtgatgtttttgtcacttttgaCCCAAAATCAGACTTTAACAATTCATAATTATTGAAGAATTATCAGATTGATATCCCTCTGATCCATGTAGTGTTTAAACTTTAGAGCATTGTTAGTAAGATCACGTGTGAAAGTGCAACAACTGGGCGCTGTATAACCTAGCGGCTCATGAACAGAGGTTGCAGTCCTCGCtgatgtcatccccctctctctcctcctaacatttcctgtgtctcttcagctgtccaatccaGTAAAGGCTATATAACTTATAAGAAAGCGCAACAATTTAAACTCCAACATCTAATGCTTTATTACATTTTCCAAGAAAGATGATTCAAACCTGTTACATTTCTAGAGAATTGAATATTTTTGGTCCAAAGGAAAATCCAGAGATTATAACCAATGCTATATTTGTAACTATATTTTGATTGCAGCGATTCAAAATGTCTGCTTTGTCGTCTAGTTCCTCTTGTATGAACTAACCTGGTCTGCGTCTACAAACAGGATCTTGTCGACAGCGAGAGGAAACAGCACGTCCAGGAACAGGATCTTGTAGCCCCAGATGATCCTCTGCTTCTCGGTCTGTTGGTGTAGCCAGCGAGGCCACTTGTACTGGACCAGTTCGTACTGGAAACCATACTGCTTCGCCATGTCGGGGATAAACTCCTGCAAAGTGATCGGGCACAAAAACAACCTGTCAGTGTTatgaaatgtgtatttgttgATCTGGGAGATGTTTTCACTACATGATTCATTGTCAAGCTTTACAAGTTaactaaaacacttaaacagaTGGATGAGCAAGTGGATGTAAACCCTGAAAGTTTTATTGATCACTTAATGTTATATTATCTTATTGATGTTTGCAGTTATTTTGCAGCAaatttcttcagattttttcttaaaggtcacatattatcctcctttttaacaagtttaaataagtctcagagctccccaaaacatgtctgtaaagtttcttgttctaaatccactctgatcctgtatttgatcacgcctataaacccctctctttcagccctgctcagaacaggctgtttctgtgtctgtagctttaaatgtaaatgagctgtgtctgaccacgccccctctctggaagggcttgggtggctctggctttcttgctccatgccctaattcttactgtgagaaggcggactcagagggcagaacaaacaccgagctgtgggagtgtcacccacctgggggaggggttactgccctttgtgatgtcatgatggaaaatctccaaacggcctgtttgagcacacattttctgaaaagtggagcaggcaaaagacggagaggatggacttttctcataattggggggtttgcaGACAGACTAGTGACGCATATTAGTTAGAAAAACacggtgaagtgtattttgtataatatgtgacctttaatttgcAGGAAAAACACTGGAGAGTCTAGGTGTGTTTTCTCTTGTGTGCCCTCTACAAATAGAAACAGTCACAAAACAAAATATCATCTGCAGGATAACGAGGCTTAGCAACAAAAACCAGGGTGAAAGAAGCAAGAAAG encodes:
- the LOC109998309 gene encoding transcription factor Sp3; translation: MASADVDSCSQSEYLQPGAADSQTTDMSAIQLTGSDRWEVLTPVSTGKEDQGIIHIQNSGIVTSNGQYVLPIGSMSNQPIYVTASGNETAANGVSGIQYQVIPQIQNSDGTLAGFQTQGLDDGTGQIQLLQDGSQGSIGISCATTTADLGQVQSIQGVQLAGGSAYTGALPGNITFVPLNSLDLESLGLTGAHTVPIATGVTAEGQLIMSGQTLDSQGQEAGAKQQLVTVSDASGNHELYVPTSTSSSNSSNLPETIDGTGVLTQATAVSAGISDPSSSANYNSHNHLQQIQVSSSNATTLSQPILHLSGDGQAQVAQVAQGQDMNAAGGQTLQSVQLVNPGTFLIQAQTVTATGQIQWQTFQVQGVQSLQGLQLPQGQGQAQQLTLAPVQTLPLGQTGQVSLPNLQTVTVNSVTQSGVQFAQGDGAISPGIHIKEEPDSEEWHLSGDSTLNPSDLNNLRVQMGDDDMDMAGGEGKRLRRVACTCPNCKESGGRGSGMGKKKQHICHIAGCGKVYGKTSHLRAHLRWHSGERPFVCNWMFCGKRFTRSDELQRHRRTHTGEKKFVCTECAKRFMRSDHLAKHIKTHQNKKGGVPSTSPPTTDTLITADGTTLILQAATHDLVGNQEIPLQLVTVAPAEVME